The following proteins come from a genomic window of Alnus glutinosa chromosome 10, dhAlnGlut1.1, whole genome shotgun sequence:
- the LOC133879188 gene encoding putative disease resistance protein At3g14460 has protein sequence MEDLTKVKDLTIQNCEELVPLWSNDVGLLKNLPCLHLLRISDCPKLVSLVTKEVEQQLQLGLPSKLKAIEITDCSVLKSLPKPMMCNNMYVESIYISGCTSLAYFAISQLPPTLKRLWIAHCNMLVLVDGDDVNNCSSNTSLLKFLHIDDCPSLISLTSTEELPATLKELEILDCKKLESIAKSFHHNLSLEVIRIHSCQNLKSLPMGIQSLCHLDKIFIFNCQTLGSFPNKGLLPANLRSLGISECEKMQVLPNCILNLTSFQNLSIRKCPNINVSFSEVGFPTNLTSLSIDDMVLFNETFF, from the coding sequence ATGGAAGATTTGACAAAGGTGAAAGATTTGACGATTCAAAATTGTGAGGAGCTTGTGCCTTTGTGGTCAAATGATGTGGGATTGCTAAAAAATCTACCATGTCTTCATCTTCTGAGGATTTCTGATTGTCCCAAACTAGTTTCTTTAGTGACAAAAGAAGTGGAACAACAGCTACAATTGGGTTTGCCATCTAAACTTAAAGCAATTGAGATAACAGATTGCTCGGTCCTGAAATCTTTACCCAAGCCAATGATGTGCAACAACATGTATGTTGAGTCTATTTATATTAGTGGCTGTACTTCACTGGCGTACTTTGCAATAAGCCAACTACCTCCAACTCTAAAGCGACTATGGATAGCTCACTGTAATATGCTGGTTTTGGTGGATGGTGATGATGTCAACAATTGCAGTAGTAACACATCTCTTCTTAAGTTTTTGCATATTGATGATTGTCCATCCCTCATATCCTTAACGTCAACCGAAGAATTACCTGCAACACTTAAAGAACTCGAAATTCTAGATTGTAAGAAGCTGGAGTCAATAGCGAAGAGCTTCCATCACAACTTGTCTCTTGAAGTCATTCGTATCCATTCTTGTCAGAACCTTAAATCCTTACCAATGGGCATACAGAGCCTCTGCCATCTagataagatttttattttcaattgtcAAACTCTTGGTTCGTTCCCTAACAAAGGGTTGCTCCCTGCCAACCTGAGATCTCTTGGGATTAGCGAATGTGAGAAAATGCAGGTCCTGCCCAACTGCATACTAAACCTCAcctcttttcaaaatttgtcGATTAGAAAATGTCCAAACATTAATGTATCCTTTTCGGAAGTTGGTTTTCCAACCAACCTAACATCACTTTCTATCGATGATATGGTGTTGTTTAATGAGACCTTTTTTTAG
- the LOC133879189 gene encoding putative disease resistance RPP13-like protein 1, with protein MSWTLQNWLQNKLKEKLKWKKFFVVLDDLRNENYHDGSILRATFEAGAPRSTIVITTRNEGVSSMTVKRCKGSPLAAKVLDGFLLSKMNRHEWEDVLKSKIWDLPQMESEIYAALMLSYHHLPSHLKRCFAYCSILPKDYLFEEKRLVLLWMAEGDICFKMEDRVWDNNGRKPSTKARYLSYLGGYLDGIQKFEVFNDLTCSRTFLPFMLSFLGRCCLTSNVPLKLLPKLQRLRVLSFSGYRMYELPESIGDLKYLRFLDLSWTTIRSLPDSVATLYNLQTLILECCYYIKKLPSTFGNLVNLRHLNIRGANALEGMPPQMGKLTCLQSLSNIVVGKGSYSRVIKELGPLLHLRETLCISGLENVINREDVRDARLIEKHNLYRLSLEWNGNLDESQDRTSEFDVLNILQPHKGLKKLTVKHYGCAKFPTWLKVPSFSNMVRLEIESCAKCTSLPLV; from the exons ATGTCCTGGACATTACAAAATTGGCTGCAAAACAAACTAAAGGAGAAATTGAAATGGAAGAAGTTTTTTGTCGTTCTAGATGATCTTCGGAATGAGAACTACCATGATGGGAGTATCCTACGTGCTACTTTCGAAGCAGGGGCTCCGAGAAGTACAATTGTCATCACAACTCGCAACGAGGGAGTTTCATCAATGACAG TTAAAAGGTGTAAAGGCTCCCCTTTGGCAGCAAAAGTACTCGATGGCTTCTTGCTCAGTAAAATGAATCGTCATGAGTGGGAAGATGTATTGAAGAGCAAGATATGGGATTTACCACAAATGGAAAGTGAAATTTATGCAGCTCTTATGTTGAGCTATCATCATCTCCCTTCACATTTAAAGAGGTGTTTTGCGTATTGTTCAATACTCCCCAAGGACTACTTATTTGAGGAGAAGCGTTTGGTTCTATTATGGATGGCAGAAG GAGATATTTGCTTTAAAATGGAGGATAGAGTTTGGGATAATAATGGAAGGAAACCTTCTACAAAGGCTCGATATTTGTCTTATTTGGGTGGTTACCTTGATGGCATTCAAAAGTTTGAAGTTTTTAATGATCTGACATGTTCACGAACCTTCCTGCCTTTTATGCTTTCATTTCTAGGTAGGTGTTGCTTGACTAGTAATGTTCCTCTTAAATTGTTGCCAAAACTACAACGCTTAAGGGTGCTCTCTTTCAGTGGATACCGCATGTATGAGCTACCAGAATCAATCGGTGATTTGAAATATCTACGGTTCCTTGACCTTTCTTGGACTACAATAAGAAGCTTGCCCGACTCAGTAGCCACTCTCTACAATTTACAGACATTGATATTGGAGTGCTGCTATTATATAAAGAAACTACCTTCAACGTTTGGTAACCTAGTCAATTTGCGACATCTCAACATTCGAGGAGCAAATGCATTGGAAGGAATGCCTCCGCAAATGGGTAAATTAACTTGTCTCCAATCATTGTCAAATATAGTTGTGGGAAAAGGTAGTTATTCCCGGGTAATAAAGGAGTTAGGGCCTTTGTTACATCTTCGAGAGACACTTTGCATTTCAGGATTGGAAAATGTGATTAATCGTGAGGATGTGAGGGACGCTAGGTTAATTGAAAAGCACAATCTCTATAGGTTGTCATTGGAATGGAATGGCAACTTAGATGAATCACAAGATAGAACGAGTGAATTTGACGTACTTAACATTCTACAACCTCACAAGGGTTTGAAAAAGCTCACTGTCAAACACTATGGTTGTGCAAAATTTCCAACCTGGCTAAAAGTTCCCTCATTTTCTAATATGGTGCGCTTGGAGATTGAAAGTTGTGCAAAGTGCACGTCATTGCCATTAGTGTAa